A single region of the Halorussus sp. MSC15.2 genome encodes:
- a CDS encoding HTTM domain-containing protein, producing MDVRALRRTLRDRAGSALARRFGVDPRALAALRVSLGVLLLADLLLRSRDLVAFYTDAGVLPRSVLRDHVGGIAALSLHALSGSPWVQGLLFVLAGVAAAALLVGYRTTLATAVSFVLLVSLHARNPVLLNGGDSLLRRLLFWGAFLPLGRRWSVDALRAETATVSEAGSEGVGRETRVGRVASVASAALLVQVVLVYTANALFKLRGDLWVSGEAILYVFRLDQLTTGVGDALAQYPTLLRAFDRVWLVLLVASVGLLLLTGWARAAFAALFVGMHLGMALTMRITVFPLVSIAGLLPFLPSVFWDAATAKFCESRVGKRLAATEWPTRVEQLVPKSRFGAVGSVPSGVARWVRRVRPPVVGSLLALVLLWNAATLGYVALPEDVSSTVDPEEYRWDMFAPEPRTTDGWYVVPGELASGERVDVFHRRAVRWDPPPNVARSYRNVRWFKYMMDLRASAYAPLRPQFAEYLCQRWNATHEDGVRRLELYYVEQPVRLDGPDPTERVKLHSHTCSGSA from the coding sequence ATGGACGTTCGCGCCCTCCGCAGGACGCTCCGGGACCGCGCCGGGAGCGCGCTCGCCCGTCGGTTCGGCGTGGACCCGCGGGCGCTGGCCGCGCTCCGGGTCTCGCTGGGCGTTCTCCTGCTCGCGGACCTGTTGCTCCGGTCGCGTGACCTCGTCGCGTTCTACACCGACGCCGGGGTCCTGCCGCGGTCGGTCCTCCGCGACCACGTCGGCGGTATCGCCGCGCTCTCGCTCCACGCCCTCTCCGGGTCGCCGTGGGTACAGGGCCTGCTGTTCGTCCTCGCCGGTGTGGCCGCCGCGGCGCTACTCGTGGGCTACCGAACCACCCTCGCCACGGCGGTGTCGTTCGTCCTGCTGGTGTCGCTCCACGCCCGGAACCCGGTCCTGCTCAACGGCGGCGACTCGCTGCTCCGACGCCTGCTGTTCTGGGGCGCGTTCCTGCCGCTGGGCCGCCGGTGGTCGGTGGACGCGCTCCGCGCGGAGACGGCGACGGTGAGCGAGGCGGGGAGCGAAGGAGTCGGGCGAGAGACGCGGGTCGGACGCGTCGCCAGCGTCGCGTCCGCGGCGCTGTTGGTGCAAGTAGTCCTCGTCTACACAGCGAACGCGCTGTTCAAACTCCGGGGCGACCTGTGGGTGAGCGGCGAGGCGATTCTGTACGTGTTCCGGTTGGACCAGTTGACGACGGGCGTCGGTGACGCGCTGGCCCAGTACCCGACCCTGCTCAGGGCCTTCGACAGGGTGTGGCTCGTCCTGCTGGTCGCGTCGGTCGGGCTACTGCTCCTAACAGGGTGGGCGCGCGCCGCGTTCGCCGCGCTGTTCGTCGGGATGCACCTCGGAATGGCGCTGACGATGCGAATCACCGTCTTCCCCCTCGTCTCCATCGCGGGCCTCCTCCCCTTCCTGCCGAGTGTGTTCTGGGACGCCGCGACCGCGAAGTTCTGCGAGTCTCGGGTCGGGAAGCGACTCGCCGCCACCGAGTGGCCGACGCGCGTCGAGCAACTGGTCCCGAAGTCGCGGTTCGGAGCGGTCGGGTCGGTGCCGTCCGGCGTCGCGCGGTGGGTGCGCCGAGTTCGACCGCCGGTCGTTGGGAGTCTGCTCGCGCTCGTCCTCCTCTGGAACGCGGCCACGCTCGGCTACGTCGCGCTGCCCGAGGACGTGAGTTCGACGGTGGACCCCGAGGAGTACCGCTGGGACATGTTCGCGCCCGAACCCCGGACGACCGACGGGTGGTACGTGGTGCCCGGCGAACTGGCGTCGGGCGAACGGGTGGACGTGTTCCACCGGCGAGCGGTGAGGTGGGACCCGCCGCCTAACGTGGCGCGGAGCTACCGCAACGTCAGGTGGTTCAAGTACATGATGGACCTCCGGGCGAGCGCGTACGCCCCGCTCCGTCCACAGTTCGCCGAGTACCTCTGCCAGCGGTGGAACGCGACCCACGAGGACGGCGTGCGGCGACTGGAACTCTACTACGTGGAACAGCCGGTTCGACTCGACGGCCCGGACCCGACCGAGCGGGTGAAACTCCACAGTCACACGTGTTCCGGGTCGGCGTGA
- a CDS encoding cation:proton antiporter regulatory subunit: MTVYETDVPGVGRKFEYEIDGDDRLVVLIHHDGKREVFRRRSAEADSEKLFELTDKQAREFGTLLEGAYFQPLDLERVQVPVGDEIIEWHDVGPDSPLVGQSLSDCGIRRRTGTSVLAVQRDGETFANPDADFELDAGDVVVALGTRAEHGTLADLVSN, translated from the coding sequence ATGACCGTCTACGAGACGGACGTGCCCGGCGTCGGTCGGAAGTTCGAGTACGAGATAGACGGCGACGACCGTCTCGTAGTCCTCATCCACCACGACGGCAAGCGCGAGGTGTTCCGGCGGCGCTCGGCCGAGGCCGACAGCGAGAAACTCTTCGAACTCACCGACAAGCAGGCGAGGGAGTTCGGCACCCTGCTGGAGGGCGCGTACTTCCAACCGCTCGATTTAGAGCGCGTGCAGGTCCCGGTCGGCGACGAGATAATCGAGTGGCACGACGTGGGACCGGACTCGCCGCTCGTCGGCCAGTCGCTGAGCGACTGCGGAATCCGCCGACGGACCGGCACGTCCGTCCTCGCGGTCCAGCGCGACGGAGAGACGTTCGCCAACCCGGACGCGGACTTCGAGTTAGACGCGGGTGACGTGGTGGTCGCGCTCGGGACTCGCGCCGAACACGGGACGCTGGCGGACCTCGTGTCGAACTGA
- a CDS encoding cation:proton antiporter: MAEALVELGIAFTALAVAGALAARVDQSVIPAYILTGIVVGPNEPRSLGPLDLTLVSHSQVLDVGADLGVVFLLFFLGLEFSPDRLLARPTRLLGVGAADFAINFGVGAALAALFGFPLLTALFFASVVYISSSAVVTKSLVERGWIADPESDVILGTLVFEDLLIAVVLAVLSAVALGGGGVAAVLSSVATAAAFLLALAVTAVYGTPYVERLLSVEADELFLLFAVGITTLVAGEALAIGVSEAVAAFFVGIAFGRTNHAERLEDVVGPTRDLFAAVFFLTIGLTTDVTTFLDVGLLLAVAVVATGVSKLASGLLGGRFYGLNRRRSLRVGVGLVPRGEFSLVISSLAAAGGATVPRTDELTSFTVAYVLVMSILGTVAMQYADSLTAFRGGE; encoded by the coding sequence ATGGCGGAGGCCCTCGTGGAACTGGGCATCGCGTTCACCGCCCTCGCGGTCGCGGGTGCCCTCGCGGCGCGGGTCGACCAGTCGGTCATCCCGGCGTACATCCTCACGGGCATCGTCGTCGGACCGAACGAACCCCGGTCGCTCGGTCCGCTGGACCTGACGCTCGTCTCCCACTCGCAGGTACTCGACGTCGGCGCGGACCTCGGCGTCGTCTTCCTCCTGTTCTTCCTCGGACTGGAGTTCAGTCCCGACCGCCTGCTGGCGCGCCCGACCAGACTGCTCGGCGTGGGCGCGGCGGACTTCGCCATCAACTTCGGCGTCGGCGCGGCGCTGGCCGCGCTGTTCGGGTTCCCGCTGCTCACCGCTCTCTTCTTCGCCAGCGTCGTCTACATCTCCTCCAGCGCGGTGGTGACGAAGTCGCTGGTCGAGCGCGGGTGGATAGCCGACCCCGAGAGCGACGTGATTCTTGGCACCCTCGTCTTCGAGGACCTCCTCATCGCCGTCGTCCTCGCCGTCCTGTCCGCAGTCGCGCTCGGGGGTGGGGGAGTCGCCGCGGTCCTCTCGTCGGTCGCGACCGCCGCCGCGTTCCTGCTCGCGCTCGCGGTCACCGCGGTCTACGGCACGCCGTACGTTGAGCGACTGCTCTCGGTCGAGGCCGACGAACTCTTCTTGCTGTTCGCGGTGGGAATTACCACATTGGTGGCAGGGGAAGCGCTCGCTATCGGCGTCAGCGAGGCCGTTGCCGCCTTCTTCGTCGGTATCGCGTTCGGTCGGACGAACCACGCCGAGCGCCTCGAAGACGTGGTCGGCCCGACTCGCGACCTGTTCGCGGCGGTGTTCTTCTTGACCATCGGCCTGACGACCGACGTGACGACGTTTCTCGATGTGGGTCTACTCCTCGCCGTCGCGGTGGTGGCGACCGGTGTCTCGAAACTTGCCAGCGGTCTCCTCGGCGGTCGGTTCTACGGACTGAACCGGCGTCGGTCGCTCCGAGTCGGCGTCGGACTGGTCCCGCGCGGCGAGTTCTCGCTGGTCATCTCCTCGCTGGCGGCCGCGGGCGGAGCGACCGTCCCGAGAACCGACGAACTCACGTCGTTCACGGTGGCATACGTCCTCGTCATGAGCATCCTCGGGACGGTGGCGATGCAGTACGCCGACTCGCTGACGGCGTTCCGCGGTGGGGAGTAA
- a CDS encoding winged helix-turn-helix domain-containing protein, translated as MAPESSEVLLECVQKRGELLAEIRDGTVEKRDLTDSLPVSRSTVNRAISELTELEIVRERAGDCELTLYGESLYQSYRRFIHLYDKLLAAKPLLVNLPSSFPFDYDVLRSATVHVCERPDPRKPLTALHSRVEDGDEVQVLSSVVMPATVELYYEQITEQNLTAEFTLSAFVLEHLLSEYPEKTRTVLELEHTTFHTIEEDLTFELVVVDGTEVWFGVYDERGRIVGAFVADTSTAIEWAESLYADFRDGSSPIASSRGKFDMG; from the coding sequence ATGGCTCCTGAATCCTCGGAGGTCCTCCTTGAGTGCGTCCAAAAACGGGGTGAATTACTCGCGGAAATCCGTGACGGCACCGTCGAAAAACGCGACCTCACGGACAGTCTCCCCGTGTCTCGTTCGACGGTTAATCGGGCGATTAGCGAACTCACCGAACTCGAAATCGTCCGCGAACGGGCGGGAGACTGCGAACTCACGCTCTACGGAGAGAGCCTGTATCAGTCTTACCGGCGGTTCATCCACCTCTACGACAAACTGCTTGCCGCGAAACCCCTTCTGGTCAACCTACCGTCGTCGTTTCCGTTCGACTACGACGTCCTCCGAAGTGCGACTGTGCACGTCTGTGAACGACCGGACCCACGCAAACCGCTCACCGCTCTCCACAGTCGTGTCGAAGATGGCGATGAGGTACAAGTTCTTTCGTCGGTCGTGATGCCCGCCACCGTCGAACTCTATTACGAACAGATTACGGAGCAGAACCTTACCGCCGAGTTCACGCTCTCTGCGTTCGTCCTCGAACATCTCCTCTCCGAGTATCCCGAGAAGACTCGGACCGTTCTCGAACTCGAACACACGACGTTCCACACGATTGAGGAGGACTTGACGTTCGAATTAGTCGTCGTGGATGGTACGGAAGTCTGGTTCGGGGTCTACGACGAGAGGGGGCGTATCGTCGGTGCATTCGTTGCCGATACCTCGACCGCTATCGAGTGGGCCGAATCGTTGTACGCCGACTTCCGCGATGGAAGTTCCCCTATCGCGTCTTCACGAGGGAAATTCGACATGGGATAG
- a CDS encoding helix-turn-helix domain-containing protein, whose product MSSISRLLSQGPSSASGREGDEQDPALIAIDDEAADDVFSALSSTTARSILSSLYEEPRTASEIADSTDTSLQNVNYHVNNLRDSDLIRVVDTGYSDQGREMKVYAPTNEALVVFASDDLERDSFWNTLKRLLGGVGLLAVVSLAIDRLVRQPASRRQLTPGTTGPTPSETFSLSPGAIFFLGAVFALLAVAAWWHFRSY is encoded by the coding sequence ATGTCGTCGATAAGCCGTCTTCTGTCACAGGGGCCGTCTTCTGCCTCTGGTCGAGAAGGCGACGAACAGGACCCTGCTCTGATAGCTATCGATGACGAAGCGGCTGATGACGTCTTCTCCGCACTCTCGTCCACGACCGCCCGTTCCATCCTCTCGTCGCTCTACGAGGAACCGCGGACCGCTTCCGAAATCGCCGACTCGACGGACACGTCGCTCCAGAACGTGAACTACCACGTCAACAACCTCCGGGACAGTGACCTTATCCGAGTGGTTGACACCGGCTACTCGGACCAAGGACGGGAGATGAAGGTGTACGCGCCGACCAACGAAGCCCTCGTCGTGTTCGCGAGTGATGACCTCGAACGCGACTCGTTTTGGAACACCCTCAAGCGGTTACTCGGCGGCGTCGGTCTCTTAGCCGTCGTCAGCCTCGCTATCGACAGACTCGTCCGTCAACCCGCCTCCCGGCGTCAACTCACCCCCGGTACGACCGGACCGACTCCCTCTGAGACGTTTTCGCTCTCGCCCGGAGCTATCTTCTTCCTCGGGGCTGTCTTCGCGCTCCTCGCCGTCGCGGCGTGGTGGCACTTTCGGTCGTACTGA
- a CDS encoding mechanosensitive ion channel family protein, with amino-acid sequence MFVLQLVPDLLSFVVSIALRAAFFVLGFAVVYAVGRLFFEPVMNRIVRARKLEPTLARPLRRLARVAVLFFALTFGFSAAGLGNLLSASATIAAALTLAVGLASQSLMSNVVSGAFIVADEKFQIGDWIRWGDTEGVVEDIGFRVTRVRTFDGELVTVPNSNLTASEVTNPAAADRLRVTLSFDVSREHDADEVSEMLRSEVAAIPETLSDPKPSVRATELTPDHVRLQIRFWIADPEHTDLVRVRSVVIRRVDERFAAEGVALAD; translated from the coding sequence GTGTTCGTTCTGCAACTCGTCCCCGACCTCCTGTCGTTCGTCGTTTCGATAGCCCTCCGGGCGGCGTTCTTCGTACTCGGGTTCGCCGTCGTCTACGCCGTCGGTCGGTTGTTCTTCGAACCGGTTATGAACCGGATAGTTCGCGCACGCAAACTCGAACCGACCCTCGCGCGCCCGCTCCGTCGTCTCGCTCGCGTCGCCGTCCTCTTCTTCGCGCTGACGTTCGGGTTCAGCGCGGCGGGTCTCGGGAACCTGCTCAGCGCCTCGGCGACCATCGCGGCCGCGCTCACGCTGGCGGTCGGTCTCGCGAGTCAGAGCCTGATGTCCAACGTGGTCAGCGGCGCGTTCATCGTCGCCGACGAGAAGTTCCAAATCGGCGACTGGATTCGGTGGGGCGACACGGAGGGCGTGGTCGAGGACATCGGCTTCCGGGTCACCCGCGTCCGGACTTTCGACGGCGAACTGGTCACGGTGCCGAACTCGAACCTGACCGCCAGCGAAGTGACGAACCCGGCCGCCGCGGACCGACTCCGGGTCACGCTCTCGTTCGACGTGAGCAGGGAACACGACGCCGACGAGGTGTCCGAGATGCTGCGCTCCGAGGTGGCCGCAATCCCCGAGACCCTCTCCGACCCGAAGCCGTCGGTTCGAGCGACCGAACTCACCCCGGACCACGTCCGACTCCAGATTCGGTTCTGGATTGCCGACCCCGAACACACCGACCTCGTGCGGGTGCGCTCGGTGGTCATCCGGCGCGTAGACGAGCGGTTCGCGGCCGAGGGAGTCGCGCTCGCGGACTGA
- a CDS encoding glutathione S-transferase family protein — translation MNMLVDGEWRTDAYESTDEEGEFDRQETAFRDWVEDDPDAKFPAEAGRYHLYVSYACPWAHRTLLVRSLKGLEDAISVSVVDPYRENDGWEFSPEKEGCTEDRVNGFDYLRETYVAADPEFTGRPTVPVLWDTERETIVNNESEEIMRMLDTAFDGVATRDVTLYPEGYRDEVDETIEDIYEPINNGVYRAGFAGTQRAYDRAVTELFDALDRYDDLLEDRRYLCGDALTEADVAMFTTLVRFDAVYHTHFKCNVRQISDYDNLWPYLRDLYQTEGVAETVHLDHIKEHYYRSHADLNPKRIVPKGPDIDFEAPHDRDELSGGPPEALEQVPK, via the coding sequence ATGAACATGCTCGTGGACGGCGAGTGGCGTACCGACGCCTACGAATCCACCGACGAGGAGGGCGAGTTCGACAGGCAGGAGACCGCCTTCCGGGATTGGGTCGAGGACGACCCGGACGCCAAGTTCCCGGCCGAGGCGGGTCGGTACCACCTCTACGTCTCCTACGCCTGTCCGTGGGCGCACCGTACCCTGCTGGTCCGGAGTCTGAAGGGACTGGAAGACGCAATCTCGGTCTCGGTCGTAGACCCCTACCGCGAGAACGACGGCTGGGAGTTCAGCCCCGAGAAGGAGGGCTGTACCGAGGACCGCGTCAACGGCTTCGACTACCTCCGGGAGACCTACGTCGCGGCCGACCCCGAGTTCACCGGCCGCCCCACGGTGCCCGTCCTCTGGGACACGGAGCGCGAGACCATCGTCAACAACGAGTCCGAGGAGATAATGCGGATGCTCGACACGGCATTCGACGGAGTCGCCACCCGTGACGTGACCCTCTATCCCGAGGGCTACCGCGACGAGGTGGACGAGACCATCGAAGACATCTACGAACCCATCAACAACGGGGTTTACCGGGCCGGGTTCGCGGGCACCCAGCGGGCCTACGACAGGGCCGTCACCGAACTGTTCGACGCGCTCGACCGTTACGACGACCTGCTCGAAGACCGGCGGTACCTCTGTGGCGACGCGCTCACGGAGGCCGACGTGGCGATGTTCACAACGCTCGTCCGGTTCGACGCCGTCTACCACACCCACTTCAAGTGCAACGTCCGCCAAATTTCGGACTACGACAACCTCTGGCCGTACCTCCGAGACCTCTACCAGACCGAGGGGGTCGCCGAGACGGTTCACCTCGACCACATCAAGGAGCACTACTACCGGAGTCACGCCGACCTGAACCCCAAGCGCATCGTCCCGAAGGGACCCGACATCGACTTCGAGGCACCCCACGACCGCGACGAACTGTCGGGCGGGCCGCCCGAAGCGCTCGAACAGGTCCCGAAGTAG
- a CDS encoding cbb3-type cytochrome c oxidase subunit I: MGVLLVVVAAYILRIEDWRSYTPLTGGGGGAYREGAEVTHREKPEGLSRWLTTVDHKDIGILYGIYGLIAFAWGGINIILMRTELMTPESVVIGANFYNSLLTSHGITMLFLFGTPIIAAFGNYFIPLLIGADDMAFPRINAIAFWLLPPGALLIWFGFFAAPLNIGIQPSQTAWTMYAPLSVEQTNPGVDLMLLGLHLTGVSATMGAINFIATIITERGEDVGWPELDIFSWTMLTQSGLILFSFPLLGSVLVMLLLDRNFGTSFFLSPGGGSLLYQHLFWFFGHPEVYILVLPPMGLVSLILPRFSGRKLFGFKFVVYSTLAIGVLSFGVWAHHMFATGIDPRIRGSFMAVSMAIAIPSAVKTFNWITTMWNGRLRLTAPMLFSIGFVQNFIIGGVTGVFLASIPVDLVLHDTYYVVGHFHFIVMGAIAVAGFAGIYYWFPMVSGRMYQRTLAKAHFWLTMLGTNLVFFSLLILGYGGMPRRYATYLPKFQSFHVIAGVGTFILAFAQLIFVYNIVTSWMEGARVESGDPWDLQDDGLKTREWTWFERKRETALTDGGEGTAADGGEGTDD; encoded by the coding sequence ATGGGGGTGCTTCTGGTCGTCGTCGCCGCGTACATCCTGCGCATCGAAGACTGGCGGTCGTACACGCCGCTCACCGGAGGGGGTGGTGGCGCGTACCGCGAGGGCGCGGAAGTGACCCATCGGGAGAAGCCGGAGGGGTTATCCCGGTGGCTGACGACGGTGGACCACAAGGACATCGGCATCCTCTACGGTATCTACGGTCTCATCGCGTTCGCGTGGGGCGGTATCAACATCATCCTCATGCGGACCGAACTGATGACGCCCGAGTCAGTCGTCATCGGGGCGAACTTCTACAACTCGCTGCTCACCTCTCACGGTATCACGATGCTGTTCCTGTTCGGAACGCCAATCATCGCGGCGTTCGGCAACTACTTCATCCCGCTGCTCATCGGCGCGGACGACATGGCGTTCCCCCGAATCAATGCCATCGCGTTCTGGCTCCTCCCGCCGGGCGCGCTGCTCATCTGGTTCGGCTTCTTCGCCGCGCCGTTGAACATCGGCATCCAACCGTCCCAGACCGCGTGGACGATGTACGCGCCGCTCTCGGTCGAGCAGACCAACCCCGGCGTGGACCTGATGCTGCTCGGACTCCACCTGACCGGCGTCTCGGCGACGATGGGGGCCATCAACTTCATCGCGACTATCATCACCGAACGCGGCGAGGACGTGGGGTGGCCGGAACTCGACATCTTCTCGTGGACGATGCTCACCCAGTCGGGTCTCATCCTGTTCTCGTTCCCGCTGTTGGGAAGCGTGCTCGTCATGCTCCTGCTCGACCGGAACTTCGGGACCTCGTTCTTCCTGAGTCCCGGCGGCGGGTCGCTACTCTACCAGCATCTGTTCTGGTTCTTCGGCCACCCGGAGGTGTACATCCTCGTGCTGCCGCCGATGGGATTAGTCAGCCTCATCCTGCCGCGGTTCTCGGGCCGGAAGCTGTTCGGGTTCAAGTTCGTCGTCTACTCGACGCTGGCAATCGGGGTCCTGAGTTTCGGGGTCTGGGCGCACCACATGTTCGCCACCGGCATCGACCCGCGGATTCGCGGGAGTTTCATGGCGGTGTCGATGGCTATCGCTATCCCGAGCGCGGTCAAGACGTTCAACTGGATAACCACCATGTGGAACGGCCGGTTGCGACTCACTGCGCCGATGCTGTTCTCCATCGGGTTCGTCCAGAACTTCATCATCGGCGGCGTCACGGGCGTCTTCCTCGCGTCCATCCCGGTGGACCTCGTCCTCCACGACACCTACTACGTGGTCGGTCACTTCCACTTCATCGTGATGGGTGCCATCGCCGTCGCCGGGTTCGCGGGCATCTACTACTGGTTCCCGATGGTCTCGGGCCGGATGTACCAGCGCACCCTCGCCAAGGCCCACTTCTGGCTCACCATGCTCGGCACGAATCTGGTGTTCTTCTCCCTGCTCATTCTGGGGTACGGCGGGATGCCCCGGCGCTACGCCACCTACCTCCCGAAGTTCCAGAGTTTCCACGTCATCGCCGGAGTCGGGACGTTCATCCTCGCGTTCGCGCAACTCATCTTCGTCTACAACATCGTCACCTCGTGGATGGAGGGCGCTCGCGTCGAGAGCGGCGACCCGTGGGACCTCCAAGACGACGGTCTGAAGACCCGGGAGTGGACGTGGTTCGAGCGCAAGCGCGAGACCGCACTCACAGACGGCGGAGAAGGCACGGCCGCGGACGGCGGCGAAGGGACCG